A section of the Streptomyces sp. V3I8 genome encodes:
- the whiA gene encoding DNA-binding protein WhiA, with protein sequence MAMTAAVKDEISRLPVTRTCCRKAEVSAILRFAGGLHLVSGRIVIEAELDTAMAARRLKRDILEIFGHSSELIVMAPGGLRRGSRYVVRVVAGGDQLARQTGLVDGRGRPIRGLPPQVVSGATCDAEAAWRGAFLAHGSLTEPGRSSSLEVTCPGPEAALALVGAARRLSIAAKAREVRGVDRVVVRDGDAIGALLTRLGAHESVLAWEERRMRREVRATANRLANFDDANLRRSARAAVAAGARVQRALEILADEVPEHLAAAGRLRMDHKQASLEELGALADPPLTKDAVAGRIRRLLAMADKRAQDLGIPGTESNLSDLSDEMADNLVG encoded by the coding sequence ATGGCGATGACGGCAGCGGTGAAGGACGAGATCTCCCGGCTTCCCGTCACCCGGACCTGCTGCAGAAAGGCGGAGGTATCCGCCATCCTGCGGTTCGCGGGCGGCCTTCACCTGGTGAGCGGCCGGATCGTGATCGAGGCGGAGCTGGACACCGCGATGGCGGCACGACGGCTGAAGCGGGACATCCTCGAGATCTTCGGCCACAGTTCCGAACTGATCGTGATGGCGCCCGGCGGTCTGCGCCGCGGCTCCCGTTACGTCGTCCGGGTGGTCGCCGGCGGTGACCAGCTGGCCCGCCAGACCGGCCTGGTGGACGGCCGCGGCCGCCCGATCCGGGGTCTGCCGCCGCAGGTGGTCTCGGGGGCCACCTGCGATGCGGAGGCGGCGTGGCGTGGGGCCTTCCTGGCGCACGGCTCGCTCACCGAGCCGGGCCGCTCGTCCTCGTTGGAGGTGACCTGCCCGGGTCCGGAGGCCGCGCTCGCGCTGGTCGGCGCGGCCCGTCGCCTGTCGATCGCCGCGAAGGCGCGCGAGGTGCGCGGGGTGGACCGGGTCGTGGTGCGTGACGGGGATGCCATCGGGGCGCTGCTGACCCGCCTCGGCGCGCACGAGTCGGTGCTTGCGTGGGAGGAGCGGCGGATGCGGCGTGAGGTCCGCGCCACCGCGAACCGGCTCGCCAACTTCGACGACGCGAACCTGCGCCGGTCCGCCCGGGCCGCGGTGGCCGCCGGGGCGCGGGTGCAGCGGGCGCTGGAGATCCTCGCGGACGAGGTGCCGGAGCACCTCGCCGCCGCGGGGCGGCTGCGGATGGACCACAAGCAGGCCTCGCTGGAGGAGCTGGGCGCGCTCGCCGATCCGCCGTTGACCAAGGATGCCGTGGCGGGGCGTATTCGGCGGCTTCTCGCGATGGCCGACAAGCGGGCGCAGGATCTGGGGATTCCGGGGACGGAGTCCAACCTCAGCGACCTCAGTGACGAGATGGCCGACAACCTGGTGGGCTGA
- the yvcK gene encoding uridine diphosphate-N-acetylglucosamine-binding protein YvcK, which produces MTGRSLRLDRLRRAGVDGRGGRPADARGARPVEARGARPRRRGAQPKVVALGGGMGLSASLAALRRITGDLTAVVTVADDGGSSGRLRDELGVLPPGDLRKALAALCGDDEWGQTWARVIQHRFQSQGDLHEHAVGNLLIVALWEQLGDHVQALDLVGRLLGAHGRVLPMSAVPLELQALVRGHDPERPEEVDTVRGQATVALTPGEVQSVHLVPHDPPAVPEAVAAVLDADWVVLGPGSWFSSVIPHLLVPELLDALTETKARRILPLNLAPQPGETEGFSPQRHLEVLGRHAPKLALDVVLADEAAVPDREILADAAKRFGAAVELAPVARTDGTPRHDPELLAAAYDRIFRMHGRIGPWR; this is translated from the coding sequence ATGACGGGACGTTCCCTGCGGCTGGACCGGCTGCGGCGGGCCGGCGTCGACGGGCGCGGCGGCAGGCCCGCCGACGCCCGCGGTGCCAGGCCCGTCGAGGCCCGCGGCGCCAGGCCGCGCCGCCGCGGCGCCCAGCCCAAGGTCGTCGCGCTGGGCGGCGGCATGGGCCTGTCCGCCTCGCTCGCCGCCCTGCGCCGCATCACGGGCGACCTCACGGCGGTCGTCACGGTCGCCGACGACGGCGGCTCCAGCGGCCGGCTGCGCGACGAGCTGGGCGTGCTCCCGCCCGGTGACCTGCGCAAGGCCCTGGCCGCGCTGTGCGGTGACGACGAATGGGGCCAGACCTGGGCGCGGGTCATCCAGCACCGCTTCCAGTCCCAGGGCGACCTGCACGAGCACGCGGTCGGCAACCTGCTGATCGTCGCCCTGTGGGAGCAGCTCGGCGACCACGTCCAGGCCCTCGACCTGGTCGGCAGGCTGCTGGGCGCGCACGGCAGGGTGCTGCCCATGTCCGCCGTACCCCTGGAGCTCCAGGCCCTGGTCAGGGGACACGACCCCGAGCGGCCCGAGGAGGTCGACACCGTCCGGGGGCAGGCGACCGTGGCCCTGACGCCCGGCGAGGTGCAGTCCGTGCACCTCGTGCCGCACGACCCGCCGGCCGTGCCCGAGGCCGTCGCCGCGGTCCTCGACGCCGACTGGGTGGTCCTCGGTCCGGGCTCCTGGTTCTCCTCGGTGATCCCGCACCTGCTGGTGCCCGAGCTGCTCGACGCCCTCACCGAGACGAAGGCGCGCCGGATCCTCCCGCTGAACCTCGCTCCGCAGCCCGGAGAAACAGAAGGCTTCTCCCCGCAGCGTCATTTGGAGGTTTTGGGACGACACGCCCCTAAACTCGCCCTGGACGTGGTGTTGGCCGACGAGGCCGCCGTGCCCGACCGCGAGATACTCGCCGACGCCGCCAAGCGGTTCGGCGCGGCGGTCGAGCTGGCGCCGGTGGCCAGGACCGACGGGACTCCGAGGCACGATCCGGAGCTGTTGGCCGCCGCGTACGACCGTATTTTTCGGATGCATGGAAGGATCGGCCCATGGCGATGA
- a CDS encoding M14 family metallopeptidase, which produces MRRRARSILAAGALLIAGVSVAPMAQAEPGAADPGADEVKVFRADVTKEQVPLLLAAGQDSHELGERVPQKGTATVEVYLTDKQAEQLQDKGVDLAEHKLSAKARARVAAAGDGVYRPYSGAGNLREEILRTGQQNPSLTKVVSIGKTVQGQDILAVKLSKGAKKTKDGAKPSTLYMSNQHAREWITPEMTRRLMHYYLDNYGKDQRVTKLVDSTELWFVLSANPDGYDWTFKAEGDRQWRKNLRDVNGDGALTVGDGVDLNRNFAYKWGYDDEGSSPYPTSQTYRGASPGSEPETKALDAFEKRIGFEYGINYHSAAELLLYGVGWQVATPSPDDVLYKSLAGTPENSAIPGYRPQVSSELYTTNGEADGHASNVNGTALFTPEMSTCQTASNLYPDDAWNAADCASVFTFPDDEKLIQQEFAKNIPFALSVAEAAAKPDRPKSSVGIDAPDFTPAPFTTSYSRGADQEVSVVARRSVGDKELRYRVDNGRTKRQALKPWKGGETYGGEDNLYFDEYRAKVRDGEPGDKVEVWFTGKARGGKPTASQHFTYTVAERPRADTLVVAEEGAATTKAQTYVDALKANGRKAVVWDVATQGAPDALGVLGHFGTVVHHTGADRPGYTTQLQLRAYLNEGGKLIEAGEQAGGQVALPGALTNDFSQYYLGAYSRTNTPGATAFTGSGKLEGAGGPLGDTPGNPLNAAGAYSVTSDTLPVAAYPQFASAGAGGYPGTVNPYGPYEGASMAAVTHTDYAWNRLTRTIDLTGVSAADAPALRTQLLWDTEEGYDHAVLEAHTAGADDWTTLPDKGGATGTAVPAECEAGFFLQGHPALERYLTRGDTGCTASGTSGSWNSFTGASDGWQQVEFDLSAYAGKTVEVSLSYITDPGSGGHGVLADNASVVIGGTAGEAEGFETSLGAWKVPGPPAGSPAVVQDWGLSGELFKTYGAVTTRDTVLFGFGLEHVTAAGDRTALLGRALAALRR; this is translated from the coding sequence ATGAGACGAAGAGCGAGATCGATCCTCGCTGCCGGCGCACTCCTGATCGCAGGAGTGAGCGTCGCACCCATGGCGCAGGCGGAACCCGGCGCAGCCGACCCGGGCGCCGACGAGGTCAAGGTGTTCCGCGCCGACGTCACCAAGGAGCAGGTACCCCTGCTCCTGGCGGCGGGCCAGGACAGTCACGAGCTGGGCGAACGCGTACCGCAGAAGGGCACGGCCACGGTCGAGGTCTACCTCACCGACAAGCAGGCCGAGCAGCTGCAGGACAAGGGCGTCGACCTCGCCGAGCACAAGCTCTCGGCGAAGGCACGCGCACGCGTGGCCGCCGCGGGGGACGGCGTCTACCGCCCGTACAGCGGCGCGGGCAACCTCCGGGAGGAGATCCTCAGGACCGGGCAGCAGAACCCGTCCCTGACGAAGGTCGTCTCCATCGGCAAGACCGTCCAGGGGCAGGACATCCTGGCCGTCAAGCTCTCCAAGGGTGCCAAGAAGACCAAGGACGGCGCCAAGCCGTCCACGCTGTACATGTCCAACCAGCACGCCCGTGAGTGGATCACGCCCGAGATGACCCGGCGCCTGATGCACTACTACCTGGACAACTACGGCAAGGACCAGCGGGTCACCAAGCTCGTGGACTCCACCGAGCTGTGGTTCGTGCTGTCCGCCAACCCCGACGGCTACGACTGGACGTTCAAGGCCGAGGGCGACCGCCAGTGGCGCAAGAACCTGCGTGACGTCAACGGCGACGGGGCCCTGACGGTCGGCGACGGCGTCGACCTCAACCGGAACTTCGCCTACAAGTGGGGCTACGACGACGAAGGCTCGTCGCCGTACCCGACCAGCCAGACCTACCGCGGCGCGAGCCCCGGCTCCGAGCCCGAGACCAAGGCGCTCGACGCCTTCGAGAAGCGCATCGGCTTCGAGTACGGCATCAACTACCACTCCGCCGCCGAACTGCTCCTCTACGGGGTCGGCTGGCAGGTGGCGACCCCGAGCCCCGACGACGTGCTCTACAAGTCCCTGGCCGGTACCCCGGAGAACTCGGCGATCCCCGGCTACCGCCCGCAGGTCTCCTCCGAGCTCTACACGACCAACGGCGAGGCCGACGGACACGCGTCCAACGTCAACGGCACGGCGCTGTTCACCCCCGAGATGTCGACCTGCCAGACGGCGTCGAACCTCTACCCGGACGACGCCTGGAACGCGGCCGACTGCGCGTCGGTCTTCACCTTCCCGGACGACGAGAAGCTGATCCAGCAGGAGTTCGCCAAGAACATCCCGTTCGCGCTCTCCGTCGCCGAGGCGGCGGCGAAGCCGGACCGGCCGAAGTCCTCCGTCGGCATCGACGCCCCCGACTTCACCCCGGCCCCCTTCACGACCTCGTACTCCCGCGGCGCCGACCAGGAGGTCTCCGTCGTCGCCCGCAGGTCCGTGGGCGACAAGGAGCTCAGGTACCGCGTCGACAACGGCCGTACGAAGCGTCAGGCGCTCAAGCCCTGGAAGGGCGGCGAGACCTACGGCGGCGAGGACAACCTCTACTTCGACGAGTACCGCGCGAAGGTCCGGGACGGCGAGCCGGGCGACAAGGTCGAGGTCTGGTTCACCGGCAAGGCCCGCGGCGGGAAGCCCACCGCGAGCCAGCACTTCACGTACACGGTCGCCGAACGGCCGCGCGCCGACACGCTGGTCGTCGCCGAGGAGGGGGCTGCCACGACGAAGGCGCAGACCTACGTCGACGCCCTGAAGGCCAACGGCCGCAAGGCCGTCGTCTGGGACGTCGCCACCCAGGGCGCGCCCGACGCGCTCGGCGTCCTCGGCCACTTCGGGACGGTCGTCCACCACACCGGCGCGGACCGCCCCGGCTACACCACCCAGCTGCAGCTGCGCGCCTACCTCAACGAGGGCGGCAAGCTGATCGAGGCGGGCGAGCAGGCCGGCGGCCAGGTCGCGCTGCCGGGCGCCCTGACGAACGACTTCAGCCAGTACTACCTGGGCGCGTACTCCCGTACGAACACTCCGGGCGCCACCGCCTTCACCGGCTCGGGCAAGCTCGAGGGCGCCGGCGGACCGCTCGGCGACACGCCCGGGAATCCGCTGAACGCGGCGGGCGCCTACAGCGTCACCTCGGACACCCTGCCCGTCGCCGCGTACCCGCAGTTCGCGAGCGCGGGAGCCGGCGGCTACCCGGGCACCGTCAACCCGTACGGTCCGTACGAGGGCGCGTCCATGGCGGCCGTCACGCACACCGACTACGCCTGGAACCGTCTCACCCGCACCATCGACCTCACCGGGGTGAGCGCGGCCGACGCGCCCGCACTGCGCACCCAGCTGCTGTGGGACACCGAGGAGGGCTACGACCACGCGGTCCTCGAGGCGCACACGGCCGGGGCCGACGACTGGACCACGCTCCCGGACAAGGGCGGCGCCACCGGCACCGCGGTTCCCGCCGAGTGCGAGGCGGGCTTCTTCCTCCAGGGGCACCCCGCCCTCGAGCGCTACCTGACCCGGGGCGACACCGGCTGCACCGCGTCCGGCACGAGCGGCTCCTGGAACAGCTTCACCGGGGCCTCCGACGGCTGGCAGCAGGTCGAGTTCGACCTGTCGGCGTACGCCGGGAAGACGGTCGAGGTGTCGCTGAGCTACATCACCGACCCGGGCTCCGGGGGGCACGGGGTCCTCGCCGACAACGCCTCCGTCGTGATCGGCGGCACGGCGGGCGAGGCCGAGGGCTTCGAGACGTCGCTCGGCGCCTGGAAGGTCCCCGGACCGCCCGCGGGCAGCCCGGCGGTCGTCCAGGACTGGGGCCTGTCCGGCGAGCTCTTCAAGACGTACGGCGCGGTCACCACCCGGGACACCGTGCTGTTCGGCTTCGGTCTGGAGCACGTCACCGCGGCGGGCGACCGCACGGCCCTGCTCGGCAGGGCGCTGGCGGCACTGCGCCGCTGA
- the rapZ gene encoding RNase adapter RapZ, whose product MTEHEQGKPAARRTTDAEGPPAAAAGGARTAAPGAPHRQAGENRSQQQQQQQQTAAADGATDPVGQADAAGGPAKTEDGAEVNTGTIIETAGVPEAAIPELVIISGMSGAGRSTAAKCLEDLGWFVVDNLPPALIPTMVELGARSQGNVARIAVVVDVRGRRFFDNLRESLADLETKQVTRRIVFLESSDDALVRRFEGVRRPHPLQGDGRIVDGIAAERELLRELRGDADLVIDTSSLNVHELRAKMDAQFAGEEEPELRATVMSFGFKYGLPVDADLVVDMRFLPNPHWVPELRQYTGLNEEVAAYVFNQPGAKEFLDRYAELLRLVQTGYRREGKRYVTIAVGCTGGKHRSVAMSEKLAARLVSEGVETVVVHRDMGRE is encoded by the coding sequence ATGACCGAGCACGAGCAGGGAAAACCGGCGGCACGGCGTACGACGGACGCCGAGGGACCGCCCGCGGCCGCGGCCGGGGGAGCGCGCACAGCCGCACCCGGGGCACCGCACAGGCAGGCAGGCGAGAATCGGTCGCAGCAGCAGCAGCAGCAGCAGCAGACGGCGGCGGCGGACGGGGCGACCGACCCGGTCGGGCAGGCCGACGCGGCCGGCGGACCGGCGAAGACGGAAGACGGAGCGGAAGTGAACACGGGCACGATCATCGAGACGGCCGGCGTCCCCGAGGCGGCCATTCCGGAGCTGGTGATCATCTCCGGGATGTCGGGCGCGGGCCGGTCCACCGCCGCCAAGTGTCTGGAGGACCTGGGCTGGTTCGTCGTCGACAACCTGCCGCCCGCGCTGATCCCCACGATGGTGGAGCTCGGCGCCCGCTCGCAGGGCAATGTGGCACGCATCGCGGTCGTCGTCGACGTCCGCGGCCGCCGCTTCTTCGACAACCTCCGCGAGTCCCTCGCCGACCTGGAGACCAAGCAGGTCACCCGGCGGATCGTCTTCCTGGAGTCCTCCGACGACGCCCTGGTGCGCCGCTTCGAGGGCGTGCGCCGACCGCACCCCCTCCAGGGCGACGGCCGCATCGTCGACGGCATCGCCGCCGAGCGCGAACTGCTGCGCGAGCTGCGCGGCGACGCCGACCTGGTGATCGACACCTCCAGCCTGAACGTGCACGAGCTGCGCGCCAAGATGGACGCCCAGTTCGCCGGCGAGGAGGAGCCCGAGCTGCGGGCCACCGTCATGTCCTTCGGCTTCAAGTACGGCCTGCCGGTCGACGCCGACCTGGTCGTGGACATGCGGTTCCTGCCCAACCCGCACTGGGTCCCCGAGCTGCGCCAGTACACCGGCCTCAACGAGGAGGTGGCGGCGTACGTCTTCAACCAGCCCGGCGCCAAGGAGTTCCTCGACCGGTACGCCGAACTGCTGCGCCTCGTCCAGACCGGCTACCGCCGTGAGGGCAAGCGGTACGTGACCATCGCGGTCGGCTGCACCGGCGGCAAGCACCGCTCCGTCGCCATGTCGGAGAAGCTCGCGGCGCGCCTGGTGTCCGAGGGAGTGGAGACGGTCGTCGTCCACCGGGACATGGGCCGCGAATGA
- a CDS encoding LacI family DNA-binding transcriptional regulator translates to MATMADVARHAGVSVATVSHVLNDTRPVRPHTRQAVLDAVDLLAYTPNSLARSLVTARTRSIGLAVSAISNPYFTEILQGVEAGALEQGYSLLIADPHDDPAHEHKVVRLLHERRVDGMIVAPSADPQELLGYLGRHGVPTVFLDRLVDGGPVPGFAFDQVCAQNAEPVTRLVTHLAERGHRRIGLVAGLPGLSTTSERISGYRHGLAYAGLPYDERLVVPGNSEAAGAERATDALLSLPAPPTALVTANNAMTIGALRAVRARGLSVPADLALCCFDDFSWADLFSPRLTAISQPSREIGARAVRLLLERLDSPDRAARTVRLPCAFVHRTSCGCPEERPEDRPESCPEKGSDS, encoded by the coding sequence ATGGCGACAATGGCCGACGTGGCCCGGCACGCGGGCGTCTCCGTGGCGACGGTCTCGCACGTGCTCAACGACACGCGCCCGGTGCGGCCGCACACGCGACAGGCCGTGCTCGACGCCGTCGACCTCCTCGCCTACACCCCGAACAGCCTGGCCAGGTCCCTGGTCACCGCACGCACCCGGTCCATCGGGCTCGCGGTGTCGGCGATCAGTAACCCCTACTTCACGGAGATCCTGCAGGGCGTGGAGGCGGGCGCCCTGGAGCAGGGGTACAGCCTGCTGATCGCGGATCCGCACGACGACCCGGCCCATGAGCACAAGGTGGTCCGGCTGCTGCACGAACGCCGGGTGGACGGCATGATCGTCGCGCCCTCCGCCGATCCGCAGGAGCTGCTCGGCTACCTCGGGCGGCACGGCGTACCGACGGTGTTCCTGGACCGGCTGGTCGACGGCGGCCCCGTGCCCGGTTTCGCGTTCGACCAGGTGTGCGCGCAGAACGCCGAACCGGTCACCCGCCTGGTCACGCACCTCGCCGAGCGGGGCCACCGCAGGATCGGCCTGGTCGCGGGTCTCCCCGGGCTCAGCACGACGAGCGAGCGGATCTCCGGATACCGGCACGGCCTGGCGTACGCGGGACTGCCCTACGACGAACGGCTCGTGGTCCCCGGCAACTCCGAGGCGGCGGGCGCCGAGCGGGCGACCGACGCCCTGCTGTCCCTCCCCGCGCCGCCGACGGCGCTCGTCACCGCCAACAACGCGATGACCATCGGGGCGCTGCGTGCCGTACGCGCGCGGGGTCTGTCCGTGCCCGCGGACCTGGCCCTGTGCTGCTTCGACGACTTCTCCTGGGCGGACCTCTTCTCGCCCCGGCTCACCGCGATCTCCCAGCCCAGCAGGGAGATCGGGGCCCGGGCCGTGCGGCTGCTGCTGGAACGGCTGGACTCCCCCGACCGGGCTGCCCGTACGGTCCGGCTGCCCTGCGCCTTCGTGCACCGCACCTCGTGCGGCTGTCCCGAAGAGCGCCCCGAAGACCGCCCCGAAAGCTGTCCCGAGAAAGGATCCGACTCGTGA
- the gap gene encoding type I glyceraldehyde-3-phosphate dehydrogenase: MTIRVGINGFGRIGRNYFRALLEQGADIEIVAVNDLGDTATTAHLLKYDTILGRLKAEVSHTEDTITVDGHTVKVLSERNPADIPWGDLGVDIVIESTGIFTKKADAEKHIAGGAKKVLISAPAKDEDITIVMGVNQDKYEAANHHVISNASCTTNCVAPMAKVLDENFGIVKGLMTTVHAYTNDQRILDFPHSDLRRARAAAENIIPTTTGAAKATALVLPQLKGKLDGIAMRVPVPTGSATDLVVTLQREVTKDEVNAAFKKASDDGDLKGFLTYTEDPIVSSDIVGDPASCTFDSSLTMVQEGSTVKILGWYDNEWGYSNRLVDLTVFVGEQL, from the coding sequence GTGACGATCCGCGTAGGCATCAACGGCTTTGGCCGCATCGGTCGTAACTACTTCCGCGCGCTGCTGGAGCAGGGTGCTGACATCGAGATCGTGGCTGTCAACGACCTGGGTGACACCGCGACCACCGCTCATCTGCTCAAGTACGACACCATCCTGGGCCGGCTCAAGGCCGAGGTGTCGCACACCGAGGACACGATCACCGTCGACGGGCACACCGTCAAGGTGCTGTCGGAGCGCAACCCCGCCGACATCCCGTGGGGCGACCTGGGCGTCGACATCGTGATCGAGTCGACCGGCATCTTCACCAAGAAGGCCGACGCCGAGAAGCACATCGCGGGCGGCGCCAAGAAGGTCCTCATCTCGGCTCCGGCCAAGGACGAGGACATCACGATCGTGATGGGCGTCAACCAGGACAAGTACGAGGCGGCGAACCACCACGTCATCTCGAACGCCTCCTGCACCACCAACTGTGTGGCGCCGATGGCCAAGGTCCTCGACGAGAACTTCGGCATCGTCAAGGGTCTGATGACGACGGTCCACGCGTACACGAACGACCAGCGGATCCTGGACTTCCCGCACTCGGACCTGCGCCGCGCCCGCGCCGCCGCCGAGAACATCATCCCGACCACCACCGGTGCCGCCAAGGCCACCGCGCTGGTCCTCCCGCAGCTCAAGGGCAAGCTCGACGGCATCGCGATGCGCGTCCCGGTCCCGACCGGCTCCGCCACCGACCTGGTCGTGACGCTGCAGCGCGAGGTCACCAAGGACGAGGTCAACGCCGCGTTCAAGAAGGCCTCCGACGACGGTGACCTCAAGGGCTTCCTGACCTACACCGAGGACCCGATCGTCTCCTCCGACATCGTCGGCGACCCGGCCTCCTGCACCTTCGACTCCTCCCTGACCATGGTCCAGGAGGGCAGCACGGTGAAGATCCTCGGCTGGTACGACAACGAGTGGGGCTACTCCAACCGCCTCGTCGACCTCACGGTCTTCGTCGGCGAACAGCTCTAG
- the uvrC gene encoding excinuclease ABC subunit UvrC: MADPSSYRPKPGQIPDSPGVYKFRDEHRRVIYVGKAKILRQRLASYFQDLSNLHPRTRTMVTTAASVEWTVVSTEVEALQLEYSWIKEYDPRFNVKYRDDKSYPYLAVTMNEEFPRVQVMRGHKKKGVRYFGPYGHAWAIRDTVDLLLRVFPVRTCSAGVFRNAERTGRPCLLGYIGKCSAPCVGRVSAEEHRELAEEFSDFMAGRTGTYIRRLERQMADAAEDMEYERAGRLRDDIGALKKAMEKSAVVLADATDADLIALAEDELEAAVQIFHVRGGRVRGQRGWVTDKVEAVTTGDLVEHALQQLYGEETGDSVPKEVLVPALPEPLEPVQEWLTARRGSNVSLRIPQRGDKKALMETVQRNALHALGLHKTKRASDLTTRSRALEEIAEALGLDSAPLRVECYDISHLQGDDVVASMVVFEDGLARKSEYRRFQIKGFEGQDDVRSMHEVITRRFKRYLGDKERTGEWADGEASLTEEDGRPKRFAYPPQLVVVDGGRPQVAAARRALDELGIDDIAVCGLAKRLEEVWLPGEDDPVVLPRTSEGLYLLQRVRDEAHRFAITYQRAKRARRFRASPLDDVPGLGEARKQTLIKHFGSVKKLRSATIDQICEVPGIGRKTAEAIAVAFAQAAPAAPAVNTATGEIMEDEDHVEDAAPEPTAGVAGEPVSAGAPDERRGQER, from the coding sequence ATGGCCGACCCCTCCAGCTACCGCCCCAAGCCGGGACAGATCCCCGACTCGCCAGGGGTCTACAAATTCCGCGACGAGCACCGCCGGGTGATCTACGTCGGGAAGGCGAAGATCCTGCGCCAGCGCCTGGCCAGCTACTTCCAGGACCTCTCCAACCTGCACCCGCGTACGCGCACGATGGTCACCACGGCCGCGTCGGTGGAGTGGACCGTGGTGTCCACCGAGGTCGAGGCGCTCCAGCTGGAGTACTCCTGGATCAAGGAGTACGACCCCCGGTTCAACGTCAAGTACCGCGACGACAAGAGCTACCCGTACCTCGCGGTGACCATGAACGAGGAGTTCCCGCGGGTACAGGTGATGCGCGGCCACAAGAAGAAGGGCGTGCGCTACTTCGGCCCCTACGGGCACGCGTGGGCGATCCGCGACACCGTGGACCTCCTGCTGCGCGTCTTCCCGGTGCGCACGTGCTCCGCCGGCGTGTTCCGCAACGCCGAGCGGACGGGCCGCCCCTGTCTGCTCGGCTACATCGGCAAGTGCTCCGCGCCCTGCGTCGGCCGGGTCTCGGCCGAGGAGCACCGGGAGCTGGCCGAGGAGTTCAGCGACTTCATGGCCGGCCGCACGGGGACGTACATCCGCCGCCTGGAGCGGCAGATGGCGGACGCCGCCGAGGACATGGAGTACGAGCGCGCCGGGCGCCTGCGCGACGACATCGGGGCCCTCAAGAAGGCCATGGAGAAGAGCGCCGTCGTGCTGGCCGACGCGACGGACGCCGACCTGATCGCCCTCGCCGAGGACGAGCTGGAGGCCGCCGTGCAGATCTTCCACGTCCGCGGCGGCCGGGTGCGCGGCCAGCGCGGCTGGGTCACCGACAAGGTCGAGGCGGTCACCACGGGCGACCTGGTCGAGCACGCGCTGCAGCAGCTGTACGGGGAGGAGACCGGCGACTCCGTACCGAAGGAGGTACTGGTCCCGGCCCTGCCCGAGCCGCTGGAGCCCGTCCAGGAGTGGCTCACCGCCCGCCGCGGGTCGAACGTGTCGCTCCGCATCCCGCAGCGCGGCGACAAGAAGGCCCTCATGGAGACGGTCCAGCGCAACGCGCTCCACGCGCTCGGCCTGCACAAGACCAAGCGCGCCTCCGACCTGACGACCCGCTCCCGCGCGCTGGAGGAGATCGCCGAGGCGCTCGGTCTGGACAGCGCCCCCCTGCGGGTCGAGTGCTACGACATCTCGCACCTCCAGGGCGACGACGTCGTGGCGTCGATGGTCGTCTTCGAGGACGGACTGGCGCGCAAGAGCGAGTACCGCCGCTTCCAGATCAAGGGCTTCGAGGGCCAGGACGACGTCCGGTCCATGCACGAGGTGATCACCCGCCGCTTCAAGCGGTACCTGGGGGACAAGGAGAGGACCGGCGAGTGGGCCGACGGCGAGGCGAGCCTCACCGAGGAGGACGGGCGTCCCAAGCGCTTCGCGTACCCGCCGCAGCTGGTCGTCGTCGACGGCGGCAGGCCCCAGGTCGCGGCGGCCCGGCGGGCCCTGGACGAGCTGGGCATCGACGACATCGCCGTCTGCGGTCTCGCCAAGCGCCTCGAAGAGGTCTGGCTGCCCGGCGAGGACGATCCGGTGGTACTGCCACGTACCAGTGAAGGGCTCTATCTTCTTCAGCGTGTGCGCGACGAGGCGCACCGCTTCGCGATCACCTACCAGCGCGCCAAGCGCGCCCGGCGTTTCCGGGCGAGCCCGCTCGACGACGTGCCGGGCCTCGGCGAGGCGCGCAAGCAGACGTTGATCAAACACTTCGGTTCGGTGAAGAAGCTGCGATCCGCGACGATCGACCAGATCTGTGAGGTTCCCGGCATAGGCCGCAAGACGGCCGAGGCGATCGCCGTGGCCTTCGCCCAGGCCGCCCCGGCGGCTCCCGCCGTGAACACCGCGACCGGAGAGATCATGGAAGACGAGGATCACGTGGAGGACGCGGCGCCCGAACCGACTGCGGGTGTCGCAGGGGAGCCCGTGTCCGCGGGCGCCCCGGACGAGCGACGGGGGCAGGAGAGATGA